A single region of the Musa acuminata AAA Group cultivar baxijiao chromosome BXJ1-11, Cavendish_Baxijiao_AAA, whole genome shotgun sequence genome encodes:
- the LOC103970118 gene encoding protein CHAPERONE-LIKE PROTEIN OF POR1, chloroplastic-like isoform X1, with the protein MAAALSLNGPVLCGNPSPKGPEAARRAARRWRRSRWWGPVTLPHRSCPDRRPPSAGSRPDDSSAPYEMTVERALKLLGVSEDASFDDILRAKNAVLTLCKDDMEAAAQVEAAYDMLLMQRLSQRRAGKVANGNIRYADIRAKRSTGTSALPEWLQKTVKNIPVSVESPSTNSLGIQAGVYGALMVLTFVSGSSPASAGPYTGADVPGLILATSFGASLYFLSKKRINLGKAAVITIGGLVVGAVIGSAVEQWLQVDIVPFYGIHSPAVIVTEFILFSQLLVSLYLRNPIFLHDKIEKRGSLSKMN; encoded by the exons ATGGCAGCCGCTCTTTCTCTCAATGGTCCTGTCCTCTGCGGCAACCCATCGCCGAAGGGACCCGAGGCCGCGCGCCGGGCCGCGAGGCGGTGGCGGCGCAGCCGGTGGTGGGGGCCGGTGACCCTACCCCACCGGAGCTGCCCGGATCGCCGGCCGCCATCGGCTGGTTCGAGACCCGACGACTCTTCGGCCCCGTACGAGATGACGGTCGAGAGAGCGCTCAAGCTCCTCGGCGTGTCGGAAGACGCCTCCTTCGACGACATCCTCCGCGCCAAGAACGCCGTTCTCACGTTGTGCAAGGACGACATGGAAGCCGCCGCTCAG GTGGAAGCTGCATATGACATGTTGCTTATGCAGAGGTTGTCACAACGAAGAGCTGGCAAAGTTGCAAATGGTAACATCAGATATGCCGATATTAGAGCTAAAAGAAGTACAGGAACAAGTGCTTTGCCAGAGTGGCTTCAGAAGACAGTCAAGAACATTCCTGTCTCTGTTGAATCTCCATCTACCAACAGTTTGGGCATACAGGCAGGTGTTTATGGGGCTTTGATGGTCCTCACATTTGTTAGTGGCTCCTCTCCTGCTTCAGCAGGGCCATATACCGGAGCTGATGTTCCTGGGCTAATATTAGCTACAAGTTTTGGAGCTTCCTTGTACTTTTTGTCAAAGAAGAGAATCAACCTTG GAAAAGCAGCGGTAATCACTATCGGGGGCCTTGTGGTGGGTGCGGTAATTGGATCAGCAGTGGAACAATGGTTGCAGGTCGATATAGTTCCTTTTTACGGCATTCATTCACCAGCTGTGATCGTGACCGAATTCATTCTCTTCTCACAGTTGTTGGTATCTCTGTATCTAAG GAATCCAATCTTTCTTCATGACAAGATCGAGAAGAGGGGATCACTGTCCAAAATGAACTAA
- the LOC103970118 gene encoding protein CHAPERONE-LIKE PROTEIN OF POR1, chloroplastic-like isoform X2 → MAAALSLNGPVLCGNPSPKGPEAARRAARRWRRSRWWGPVTLPHRSCPDRRPPSAGSRPDDSSAPYEMTVERALKLLGVSEDASFDDILRAKNAVLTLCKDDMEAAAQVEAAYDMLLMQRLSQRRAGKVANGNIRYADIRAKRSTGTSALPEWLQKTVKNIPVSVESPSTNSLGIQAGVYGALMVLTFVSGSSPASAGPYTGADVPGLILATSFGASLYFLSKKRINLGKAAVITIGGLVVGAVIGSAVEQWLQVDIVPFYGIHSPAVIVTEFILFSQLLVSLYLR, encoded by the exons ATGGCAGCCGCTCTTTCTCTCAATGGTCCTGTCCTCTGCGGCAACCCATCGCCGAAGGGACCCGAGGCCGCGCGCCGGGCCGCGAGGCGGTGGCGGCGCAGCCGGTGGTGGGGGCCGGTGACCCTACCCCACCGGAGCTGCCCGGATCGCCGGCCGCCATCGGCTGGTTCGAGACCCGACGACTCTTCGGCCCCGTACGAGATGACGGTCGAGAGAGCGCTCAAGCTCCTCGGCGTGTCGGAAGACGCCTCCTTCGACGACATCCTCCGCGCCAAGAACGCCGTTCTCACGTTGTGCAAGGACGACATGGAAGCCGCCGCTCAG GTGGAAGCTGCATATGACATGTTGCTTATGCAGAGGTTGTCACAACGAAGAGCTGGCAAAGTTGCAAATGGTAACATCAGATATGCCGATATTAGAGCTAAAAGAAGTACAGGAACAAGTGCTTTGCCAGAGTGGCTTCAGAAGACAGTCAAGAACATTCCTGTCTCTGTTGAATCTCCATCTACCAACAGTTTGGGCATACAGGCAGGTGTTTATGGGGCTTTGATGGTCCTCACATTTGTTAGTGGCTCCTCTCCTGCTTCAGCAGGGCCATATACCGGAGCTGATGTTCCTGGGCTAATATTAGCTACAAGTTTTGGAGCTTCCTTGTACTTTTTGTCAAAGAAGAGAATCAACCTTG GAAAAGCAGCGGTAATCACTATCGGGGGCCTTGTGGTGGGTGCGGTAATTGGATCAGCAGTGGAACAATGGTTGCAGGTCGATATAGTTCCTTTTTACGGCATTCATTCACCAGCTGTGATCGTGACCGAATTCATTCTCTTCTCACAGTTGTTGGTATCTCTGTATCTAAGGTAG
- the LOC135596748 gene encoding NEP1-interacting protein 2-like, with protein MDVFSRSPSSSFRSSSFSSSSPSSSARRGSQSRSNRGTASKIIERVICATLTCVFAAVGSLVGAITGALIGLATESGLLRGAGIGAISGAVFAIEAVESSLDLWNSRESGIWSLLYVIDILCSLLSGRIVREKVDPAMQSAVQSQMSAADLPSIENFDLFATDSTGGLAMDTVENLPKTNITAENLEAAGESLCCSVCLQDLQVGETVRRLPHCHHMFHLPCIDAWLIRHGSCPLCRRDI; from the exons ATGGATGTCTTCTCTCGGTCTCCTTCTTCATCCTTTcgatcttcttccttctcttcttcgtcTCCTTCTTCCTCTGCCAGGCGAGGGAGTCAGAGCAGAAGCAACCGGGGCACGGCCTCTAAAATAATCGAAAGGGTCATCTGTGCCACCCTCACCTGTGTCTTTGCAGCAG TTGGTTCGCTGGTAGGGGCGATCACAGGAGCTCTCATCGGCCTAGCCACCGAGAGCGGCTTACTGCGAGGAGCTGGAATCGGAGCTATCTCCGGGGCGGTTTTCGCTATCGAAGCTGTCGAATCATCTCTCGATCTGTGGAACTCCAGGGAGTCCGGAATTTGGAGCCTTCTCTATGTG ATCGACATACTCTGTAGCCTCTTGAGCGGAAGAATTGTCCGGGAAAAGGTCGACCCAGCGATGCAGAGCGCAGTACAGAGTCAG ATGAGTGCTGCCGATCTACCTTCCATAGAGAATTTCGATCTTTTTGCGACCGATAGTACCGGAGGACTGGCGATGGATACGGTGGAGAATCTCCCAAAGACCAACATCACCGCCGAGAATCTTGAAGCTGCAGGGGAGAGTCTCTGCTGCTCGGTGTGCCTACAG GACTTGCAAGTTGGAGAAACAGTGAGGAGATTACCCCATTGTCACCACATGTTCCATTTGCCGTGCATCGATGCTTGGCTCATCAGGCACGGATCATGTCCGCTCTGCAGAAGGGATATCTAG